Sequence from the Hamadaea flava genome:
GCGCCGCTGCTCGCGAAGGTCGCGGCCAGCCTCGACCAGCTCTCCGGCGGCCGGCTCACGCTCGGCCTCGCCCCGGGCGGGCGACCCGACGACTACGAGCTGACCGGGGTGGCCTGGAATCGGCGCGGGCGGGTGTTCGACGAGACCCTTGCTTACCTGCGGACCGCCTGGCAGGACGGCCAGAGCGTCCCGGTCCCGGTGCACGACCGCCGGGTGCCCATCCTCATCGGCGGCACCAGCGACAAGGCCGTCGAACGCGTGATCGCCTGGGGCGACGGCTGGACCGCCGGCGGCGCACGACCCGACCAGGTCAAACCCTTCAACCAGCGAGTACGCACAGCGTGGGCCGACGCGGGCCGAGCCGGTGAACCGAGGCTCGCGACGTTGGCGTACTTCTCCCTCGGTGACGACGCCGAACAGGAGTCCCGTGACTACCTGAGTCACTACTACGCGTTCACCGGAGACTTCGCGAAGATCATCGCCGACGGCGCCCTGCGTACGCCGGAAGCGATCCGCGCGGCGGTGACCGCGTTCGAAGACGCCGGCTGCACCGAGCTGTACCTCGACCCGACCGCCGCCCGGCTGGACCAGGTCGACCGGCTCGCCGACCTGCTCCTCTAGCGGGTCTGGTCGGCCGACTCGCGGTCGATCCCCATCGTCAGCAGGTGCAACGCCAACGCCCGCGCCTGTTCGCGGATCTCCGGCGCGGCGGTCGTCTCCCACAGCCGCCCGCGCCGGGCGGACCCCAACGCGAACAGCGCGGGAGCCCGATGACCCCGCCCCGACATCGCACCGTGCTCGTCGACGGCCAGCCCCAGCTCATGCGGACCGGGCGCGGCCAGCCCGTCCGCGACCAGCGACCGGACCAGCGGATCCCGATCGGTCAACCGGCCCGGCCCGGTACAGTTGATCACCGCGGCGTACGCCTGGGTCTCGATGCCGTGCCCCTTGATCACCGCCTCGATCCGGCCGTCCGGCAGCGGCCGCAGGCCGCACACCTCGCCCGCGCGGACGCGGAAGCTCCCGTCGGACCGCCGGGCCTCGACCGACGCGGCCACCTGCGGCGCCATCCGATGCCGATGCACCTCCCAGTACCGCGCCACATGCCGCAAGAACCGCCGCTGCTCATGCTCGGGCAGACGCCGCCACATCACGTCCCAGTGCGGTCGCAGTCCGTCCATGACTCCGCGCCAGTCCCCCGTGCCGGCGGCCTGATCGCGTACCCAATGGAGCAACGTGGCCACACTCGTGGCCGCCGGCGGCACGACCTCCCGGCGGACCGACGGCGCGTGCGCCCGCGGCAACAGACCGTGGCGCGACACCGCGGTGATCTCGCGCCCCGCGAGACTCAAGGCCACGTCGACCGCGGTCAGGCCGGTCCCGATCAGCAGCACCGGTCCGTCGCCCACTCCCGCAAGGACGTCCTTCTGCCAAGGATCTTGAATGTACGCCGAAAGCCGCCGGACGTCGTCGCCGGCCGCGATGGGGTGCCTGGGGGCGGGATTGCCGACCGCCAGCACGACCGCGTCCGCCGTCAGCACCACCCCATCGGTGAGCAGCACGGTCAGCCCGGCATGGGACGCCTCGAAAATGCGGCTGACAGTGCCCCGATGCACGGTGAGCTTCCCCGGAGCAACCTCGTCGACCGCGCGCAACGCCTCCGTCAAATAGTCGCCGTACCACCCGCGCGCGACGAAATCGCTACCCTCGGTGTGCGGATCCCGCCGACGACACCATTCCAGAAAGTCCTCGGGCCGATCCGGGTCGACGCTCATCGCTGAAACGGGCGAATTCAGCAGATGCCACCGCGCCGCCGTCGAGTACGCCACGCCCCGGCCGGGCCGCGCCTGCGGGTCGACCATGATCACGGACCAGCCGGTCCGGACCAGCTCCCGAGCAGCGACAACGCCGCTGAACCCGCCTCCGACGACCACCGCAACGGCCATGACGCGCCCCTTTACCTATAATTCCTATCGACACCATAGGATATCTCTCACCCCCAGCGCCACCCCCCACCCACTTTCCCGCCGATCATGAACTAACGGTCGTGCTCGACGGTGTGTCGGTGCCCGGGACACCATGATCGCTCCCCCGAGATCCTGATCAAATCGGGCCCCTGGCCCGCCCTCCGAAGCCCATGAGAGGCGACACGGGATACCGAGATGCGCCCGGCCCTCCGGATCGGGTACAGTCTGACGCGTCCCGGGCGATTAGCTCAGCGGGAGAGCGCTTCGTTCACACCGAAGAGGTCACTGGTTCGATCCCAGTATCGCCCACCATAGTTCCAGCTCAGAAGCCACCTGGAGGATCTTCCTCAGGTGGCTTCTTCGATGTCGGAGGGCACACGTGCTCTAACAGTGACGTACATCGACGCCTGGTCATCGCCCAACCACAACCGCCTAATCCCCATAGCGACTAGGGCGGCGTCGCCTCGACTTTCTTGACCGATCGATCTGGATACGATTAGCATCGAGTCGTGGCAAGGACCAAGGAGTTCGATCCGGACGTGGTACTCCGGGCTGCCCTCGACCTGTTCTGGGAGCGGGGGTACGAGGCGACCTCGATGGCCGACCTGGTCGAGCATCTGGGCATCGCGCGAGCGAGCATCTACGCGACGTTCGGCAACAAGCACGATCTCTACCTCAAGGCGCTCGACCGATACGGCGACCTGGTCGACCCAGAACTGCTGCGTGGTCTTTCGCAGCCTGGTCCGGCACTGCCGGCCGTGCGGGACCTCGTTGAGCGATACGCGCGCGAGGCCGGTGACGACAGCGGACGGCGTGGCTGCTTCATCGTCAATACTGCCGTGGAGGTTGCGCCACATGACCGGCAGGCGGCGCGCCGTGTCGCGGCAAGCTGGGATTACCTGGAAACCGCAATGACCTCTGCGTTGATCCGGGCGCAGGTCCAAGGTGAGCTGGGTCCGACCAAAGATCCACGCGCGCTGGCCCGGCTCCTTCTGGTGTTGATGCAGGGCATTCGGGTGGTCGGCAAAGTCGGGGCGGAGCCGCGGCGGCTACAGGACGCCGTCACGCAGGCGCTGGCCCTGCTCGACTGACGGCGGGCCGGTCGAAGCGGACCGGTCGTGGGCAGGCTCTCGATGCCGAGATTCGTGCTTTTGCGGCTTTGGCTCCTATCCCCTTCTCTGCCTTGCGGCGTCAGCCTATGCGCCGATACCAGAACGATCGATCCCGAATGTCGAAGGGTGAGCGACGATGGCGACAACTGTCCCCGACCGACGACCGGGCAGGTTCGGCACGGCGGTGCGTCGCGGTACCGCGTGGTCGCGACTCGGCCACGCGGGTCAGGATGGCGGGCCGGACAAGCCGACGACCGGCTCTGCCTTCGCTCTGCTGGGCATCATGCAGGCGACGCTGATCTTCACTATCACCGTCCTCTCCGTACCGCTGCCGGTGATCGGACGACAGTGGGGATTGGGCCAGTCCAGCCTGGTCCTCATCAGCGCCGCATATGGGTTGTCCTTCAGTGGCCTGCTGCTGTTCGGCGGTCGCCTCACTGACCAGTACGGCGGACGCCGGATGTTCACTGCTGGTCTCGTCGTCTTTGCCGCCGCTTCGATGGTTGCGGTGCTGGCTCAAGGAATTGCGGTCCTCACCGCCGCCCGCTTCGCCCAGGGGGCGGGCGCGGCCCTCGTGGCGCCGGCAGCCGTCGCGGTACTGCGCCAAGTGTTTCCCGACCCCGTCGGCTATAGCCGAGCGATAGCGACCTGGGGCGGGTTGTCGGTACTCGGTGCGACGTTGGGAACGCTCCTGTCCGGGATCGTCGCCACCTGGTTGTCGTGGCGATGGATGTTGGCGGTTCCGCTGGTGATCGCAGCGGTGGCGGCGGTTGCGACGCCGCAGTTATTACCGGAAGGCACTCGGCACAGCAGGGCCACGCTCGACCTACCAGGCGCGTTGCTCGCCACCACGGGAATCACGCTGCTCAGCTTTGGCCTGGTGGTGACCGGCGAACACGCCTGGACCTCAGCGATCGCACTGACTCCGCTGGCGTTGGGCCTCGTACTGCTGGGCGCGTTCGTGGCGGTCGAACTAAGCAGTGCCGATCCGCTCTTGCCGATGCCTTCCTGGTCGATCTCCGGCGGGCGACCGCGCTCCTCGCGATCGCCGTGTCCGCGGCCGGAACCGCCCTCGTCTCGCTCCTGCTGGTTCTGTATCTCCAACAGATCCGAAACTGGACGCCGCTGCGTACGTCGATGGCGTTCCTTCCTTACGCCGTGGTGCTCGTCGTGGTCGGTCGGTTGTCCGGGCGGCTCATCGCCCGCTGGGGAGCCCACCGCGTTGCCTCCGCAGGGCTCGCGCTGGCGGCTGGTGGCCTGCTCCAGTTGGCCGGTGTGGATCCGCAAACCGGATACGGCCTCGGTCTGCTGCCGGGTCTCGCTCTCCTGCCGGCCGGAGTCGCGTTGTCCTTCTCCGCCGGGTCGGTGATCGCCCTGGCAGGCGTACGGCCGGAGCAAGCGGGCCTCGTCGGCGGCGTGTTGAACACGGCGATGGAAGTGGGCCCAACGGCAGGGCTCGCCCTGCTGACCGCGCTCGCCACGGCACGCACCGCACACCTCGAGACTGGCGGCGCCGACCTGCCAGACGCAACCACCAGCGGGTATGCCTGGGCATTCGCCGTCACCGGGGTTGCCTTCGCGGTACTGGCCGCGGCCATGGCGGTGACCGCACGCGCCGGCCCCCACCGGTCCACCTGACGGGCCACCACGACCTCGGCCGTGACGGAATGGCGCTCGCCAGCAAGGAATCCCACCAGCAATACCGACCCG
This genomic interval carries:
- a CDS encoding LLM class flavin-dependent oxidoreductase, which gives rise to MKISIGLPNPVPGVSGRLLVDWARRAEERGFAGLATIDRIAYPNHDSLTTLAAAAGATSHIGLMTNILLAPVYPAPLLAKVAASLDQLSGGRLTLGLAPGGRPDDYELTGVAWNRRGRVFDETLAYLRTAWQDGQSVPVPVHDRRVPILIGGTSDKAVERVIAWGDGWTAGGARPDQVKPFNQRVRTAWADAGRAGEPRLATLAYFSLGDDAEQESRDYLSHYYAFTGDFAKIIADGALRTPEAIRAAVTAFEDAGCTELYLDPTAARLDQVDRLADLLL
- a CDS encoding TetR/AcrR family transcriptional regulator, translated to MARTKEFDPDVVLRAALDLFWERGYEATSMADLVEHLGIARASIYATFGNKHDLYLKALDRYGDLVDPELLRGLSQPGPALPAVRDLVERYAREAGDDSGRRGCFIVNTAVEVAPHDRQAARRVAASWDYLETAMTSALIRAQVQGELGPTKDPRALARLLLVLMQGIRVVGKVGAEPRRLQDAVTQALALLD
- a CDS encoding FAD/NAD(P)-binding protein: MAVAVVVGGGFSGVVAARELVRTGWSVIMVDPQARPGRGVAYSTAARWHLLNSPVSAMSVDPDRPEDFLEWCRRRDPHTEGSDFVARGWYGDYLTEALRAVDEVAPGKLTVHRGTVSRIFEASHAGLTVLLTDGVVLTADAVVLAVGNPAPRHPIAAGDDVRRLSAYIQDPWQKDVLAGVGDGPVLLIGTGLTAVDVALSLAGREITAVSRHGLLPRAHAPSVRREVVPPAATSVATLLHWVRDQAAGTGDWRGVMDGLRPHWDVMWRRLPEHEQRRFLRHVARYWEVHRHRMAPQVAASVEARRSDGSFRVRAGEVCGLRPLPDGRIEAVIKGHGIETQAYAAVINCTGPGRLTDRDPLVRSLVADGLAAPGPHELGLAVDEHGAMSGRGHRAPALFALGSARRGRLWETTAAPEIREQARALALHLLTMGIDRESADQTR
- a CDS encoding MFS transporter; amino-acid sequence: MSAAGTALVSLLLVLYLQQIRNWTPLRTSMAFLPYAVVLVVVGRLSGRLIARWGAHRVASAGLALAAGGLLQLAGVDPQTGYGLGLLPGLALLPAGVALSFSAGSVIALAGVRPEQAGLVGGVLNTAMEVGPTAGLALLTALATARTAHLETGGADLPDATTSGYAWAFAVTGVAFAVLAAAMAVTARAGPHRST